The genomic DNA CAGGTGTAATATTCAGCTATGATAAAACTGATACAGATTGTGAGATTGAGCGTTACCTGCGCTGCCACCAGTAAAATTCCCGAGTATCAGCTTGTAGTTCTCCAGCTCTCCAGAAATTCCAAAGGCGTCATAGGCAGCAAAACTATATTTGTTTTCAAAATCCGTGAGATCAATGCGAAGCTGAAAGGTTCCTGAAGGGTTTAACATAGGTGACTGTTAGGGACTGTAGGTAAGGCCAGAAGCTGCATTTgtgttaaaccatccattttgtctggAATGGCCTGCTAAGATTATgaagtcagccttttgctgaaatataaatataatttctcATGTATTCAGCCTCTGCCAAGATATATTTTCTCTTTACTCCGCTTTTTGCTGAGATACATTTTTTAAGCTGCTAGCTTTCTGCTGTTTTAATCAGAAGCAATAGACTAGTTGTTTGGGAAAGGCAAAATTACCTCACATAGTTGCTAGAGAAATGAAGGTTGTTGATAACGAGACAATGAAAGGGCCATGTACTTCAGACAGTGCCTGTCTTGAGAGAATTACGCCCCAAGATCattccactaatatgtcctgcccctaaatcacgcctctaatcataATCACGCCCAGGTTACGCCtacgttacgcctctaaccaatgttgtcttttttctgtataaaaatctttaccctatgcttaataaactgaGGCGGAACgattgaaacactgtccgtgTGTCGGTTCTTTCGTTTTCCCAGGCCCGTATGTTTTACCAGACCGGAGATCAACAGGGCCAGGGTGTGGTGCCAAAGCTTCCCGGGAAGTCAGCAGTGTGgtactgctctgtgtgtgtatccagtccagtcacaaggcctccaGCCCTTTTTCCAATTGGCAGGGCAAGTTCTTACAGTGACAAATTGAAATCTGTCTGCAGAAGCAGTTAACTGTGATGCCTACCGTATGTTAGCAAACCTCTTTCTTACACAGATTACCTTTAGTTGCTACTCATTCATCCCGCACTAGAGGGCTCCGaacattgtcttttttttttttagctatactgtacatatcatCCAGTGATTTCTGCATACAAATCTATATTACTTACACTTGTTGTTTATGATATAAAGGATCCCATTAAGTTTTATCATAGAAAGATTCATCTGACCTCAACTTAGGGGGGTACAATTATTTAGTTAAAAGTTCTGGTAGTTTTATTTGTCTTAGAGAAGCTCAATATGAGAGTTGTTTAAAGATGAAATTATATTgaaaggttttaaggatatctctgcttgagcacaggtggctcaatcagtggcaaagccattaactgagccactgattgagccacctgtgctgaagcagtgtgtaATTAATATAGCACAAATTgtttattttaatcaatctggcacacGAGAGGTTAACATTGGTTAGGAATTGTCCTACAAACATAAGAATTGTTTTGATGGCCTGTTAAACCCTTGATAAGGCCTCTGATTTATAGGACTGATGGTATGTAGAGATAACACACATGGATTTGTAAGTGTGGGGATTGAAATATGGCTTCCCTGACACTAGAATAAACAGGACTCTTGTAAATGTACATTGAAAGGCATTCtttgtgtactttataggaacaaatcctccctaagtctgctggtcagacagcgcattgcacagcagatgctaatgccaattatatactgtactatggggacatagtatatggttcaGCACCctaaactcaccttagcaaactagacaccctctacaactcaatatacagctttgtcctccaatgtaactacaacacacatcactgtgaaatgctcaaagaactagattggccatcacttgagtctagacgcaaagttTATTTTTACTGTCTTGCCTTAAAATACTTTCCGGGCAAACTACCCGCCTATATGAATAAACTccccacccctaccacatgcagcacttatcatctgagatctgactccaaaagactgttcactgtCCCAAGGTTTAACATAGAatgcggccgctcctcctcctcttactgtgcaccccgaaactggaacagtctaccagagatTATCAAAGCCGCTACCAGTCTAAGTACTTTCATAACTAAAGCATTCTCAAAATgtaatctggtttgtaactgttacatacacttataatatatattatgtttgaCTGTTCAcacaatgtctttaaatataatgtataaccctgttaatttagtgtaaccatgtattgtcatcgtAACTCTGTACctaggacatacctgaaaacgagatgtaactctcaatgtattacttcctggtaaaacatttgataaatgcATTCTTTGGGGGATTCTGCAGAGTATCAGAGGGCGTGGGAAGCAATTATAGGTTCAAAAGTTGGTAGTTTGCCAAATATGAATATCCTGGGCCTGAGCACACTTTGCAAGAATACCGGTAAGAAATAGATATTTATAACCGTTGAGATTACACAAatcaaatgataaaaaaaaacagggtTTTCTATGTATAATCTCTGATATCTGTTTCATATGCAGAAATAGAGGTTATGTGGTCATATTTCATATCCAGGTTTGAATATTAAGTACACAGAGACAACAGTGAAGATGGCATGtgtctaagtattatagaaacaaagttatgaagtcttttatatattgaggcaaagtttAAACTTCACAAGAAATAATTTTTTTCTTAGTTGTAAAAATATCATTAGAGATTGATGAAAGGGGTGGGTTGAAAAAAACAGAAAGGTGGGCTTTTGTTATTGACAATGAAGGGAATTTATAATATAAAACCTTACTTTTTAATTACGAAGTACAGTACAATTCAACAAGTTGTGTCCGATGTCAACAAGATACGTGAATTCTCATATTCCAATCCATGAGCTCTTTGGAAAAAGTCTGATTAATGTTATGCGATAACGTAAATTTagaatctgtttatttttatattttgaagaaactgtctgcatttattgtaataatctttttctctGTAACCTGAtaactatatattttgtatattacaTCTAAACTTTAATAAGTTAATACTTTCagctctgattgaactgttgcacgctttgtaaaaagtaatttacattttcggacacattttgctacaacagatttttgctggttaagtgcatagttttcttTAGTCAACAGGGATTGAAgacccgtatcacacactcaattctcctcctcacttttaaagctttacactcttctgctcctccttacatctcagccctaatttctcgctatacaccatcccgactcttgcgttctgttcaaggatgtcttctctgtaccctttttgtatctaaagacatctcccgccttaaacctttctcactgactgatcCATatctctggaatacccttctcctcaatacccgaccagcaccctctctatccacctttaagactcaacTAAAAACActcctgcttaaggaagcatatgcgTAGAtctatgagtgatagttttacaccgcatacataaaccttggccccttgcagacgcacttaccagaacgccctcctactgtctctatatgtccttcctaccaaccaattagattgtaagctcttcggaacagggaatccttttcctaaatgttacttttatgtctgaagcacttcttcccattatgtgttatttggattctttgttatctatatgattttcacgtttattactgctgtgaagagctatgtacattaaaggcgctatataaataaagacatacatatatacacaccatggCAAATATCGTTTTTGCGTTATctttggtggtggcagtggattaaagatatatattgtaATTGAGTAAGGGTAACTATTAACTCATTTGAAGTACCTTGTGAAGGAGAAAGGTGAGACAGCTAGttggctgtgtgtattaaccctggttgcatatctaaatcaTATGCTCACAAGTATGCCATTAGTGACAGATGGAATATTGGGACTGATTGAGGGGCagtattgttcatttgagggtcCATGCATTGAGAAAAGTGAATCAGAGAGATAAGTGTGTCTATTAACctttgtcccatatacaggtcacatgCTAACAGGTGTGCTGTACGTGACACATAAAAAAtaacatgttggtggcccttgggggctGGAGTTTCTTACCCCTGCACTACAGTGTTACAGCAAAACACATTATACAAAAACAGACATCTGTGTTATCTCTCCTTTATATTGCATGTCTTGGAAGAGCCATTGTATCGAGACTAGAGCTTGACACACAATTTACTGGTCTGCAACACATTGATTTGCAAAGCCGTTCTAACTTCTTTTTATCCCTCAAAGACTGCAGTAAAAGTTGAAGATATAGTAGAAGAATTTGACAATACCACTCAAACGCCATCTTACCTGAAGATGTTAAACTGTGAATATTATCGTTCCCCAGCCAGAACTCGCTCAGTTGGCTGCCAAACCCTCTCTTGTATGAATTCCAGTCTCTGAAAAAATCCACAGAACCGTCCCATCGTCTCTGGAAAACCTGCAAGGGGAAACGTCACTGAGCCGTCAGTAGGGCCTGTATATGGAGAAGGCTTTTAGCACATTACATGCATGTTACAGCTGCTGTCAGCTACTATATCTACTATAAATAATGTTCAAGGGTGAATTGGAATGTTATGGGACCATAATACAGAGTATGTTCTTATTACAAAGAGAACAGCAGATAACGACTACCAGGGGATGTCATTATTAAAGGGgcattgtttctaagtcactatAACTGTGATATAAATCCTCTCATGGGAATGGGCATGTTAGGGTTAATAGGAAATGCTCTGAATTATTCCTAAGTAAAGGGTCACaatgggggtgagaggaggtgatCTGAACTGTTACCAGATGAAAGGATACACTGATGCTGTGATTTTCTCTTGCATGTGGgtttgtaatatacatataacAGGATCGGTGTCCAAAGACAAAACACAGAATGcacattattttttgtttttacaataGGAATCATTTGCAATCTCCTCTGACTTACAATCCATCCTCCCCCGTCAGTATCCATGTCACAAAGCACGGTCAGAGGCTTCTTGCCATCAGGGTATATTGTGTACCAGCCGCTCAGAAATGATCCTTGATTCAGCAGTTCCTTACAGTTCCTAGCAGCTAGATGAGAAAGATACTGTAGGTATCATGGTCAATTTGTTTCATAGACAGCCATCCTGCTTCCTGAATGCATGTAATGTTTCTTCTTGAGATTATAAATCGGCTGCTACCAGGAGAGGGATATATGCCACTGTGTTGTATATGACCAAAAGTGGCACTTTTCTACTATAGGACAGCTGAACCAGAAACTCATTGGTCTCTTTTTATTACCGTCATTTAGATGCCTCTATATGCTTTACGGAGATGTTTAAAGGACAGAAAACATCTATTTTTGTTGTTCATTTTCCACATTTGCAATATGAGTATTTCTGAGAAACACTGTATTTATTGAGGTTACTCCTGCATATATTGATTGCAACAGGTAAATCCTTGATAGTAGAAGGACTGCTGTATGGTATATTAGAACCTTTAAGTAGATATCTTACTTTGCCAGtgtttaattgtttattttagtGAACATCCGCATGTACTGTATCTACTCCAGTCAGAGGACCAAACGGGAAATAGGGAGCAGAGAAGTGCACTTTGTTTACATGGAAACCCGGTGTAAAGTAACAATCTGATACCAATTAGCACTAGAAATGATTTAGAGTGCTTATTCATCAATCCCAAAAATGTAATGAATAAAATGACACTGGGATTAATTAATGTTAGTGATAGTAATGGAATAGGATATTTAACTAAAGCACAGTTGTGCTATCTTTTGTGCTTATTAATACATGCTGACCAGTAATTCTAATGCTCCTAGAGGCACATTCATCAAATGGGGGTATGGCACACATTACCCCACGTCGATGGGAGATAACGCCATTATGGGGGTGATAACTGTTCCAGCACTTTGAGTGGGAAGTGAAACCAAGTAAGCTTATTGCACCTACGTGGAAATAATTTTTCAATGTTGTGATCTCACATCACGTGATTACAGCTTTCTGGAATTGAATTTGACCTGGAGAAACCATTAAACACATTCAAggttttttcactcaccatataAATTCTCAGCTGTGCCTGGATCTCCTTTATCTCCTAATGAGTAAAAACACGAGTGAGTTTGTGAGTGCTGCACTGTGTTAGTGTTGCACCTGTTAGTGCTGCTTAATCTGGTTGCACTTTTCAAAAACAAACATAGTAATAAAGAATGTATTCATCCTATTGTTATTGCTTGTTTACCTAAAAGCTTGTGATGTTGTAATGTCTTCGATGAACAATGGGCATGATATCAGATATCTACTGTACTGTTCAAATACttcctgggcaagctacctgcctaTGGGAAGacactcctcacccctaccacatgcagcacttatctgagatctggtCTCAAGGTTaggcaaagtatccggctgctcctccttctcttaccgtgcaccccacaactggaacagtctaccggagactctcacagctgccaccagtctaagttctttcaaaactaaagatatctcacattttaatctgttctgtaactgttacatacgcctataatatatattatctttaactgtgaatgcagtgtcttgtatataatgcataccctgttcttttaatgtaaccatgtatttgtcatcataactctgtgcccaggacatacttgaaaacgagaggtaacttaatgtatttcttcctggtaaaacatttttataaataaacactgTACTGTTGGAGCAGTGCAATCAATAAATAACCTGCAGCGTTAAATAGGTTACAAAGGGCATACAGTATGTAGCTATTCTAATACAGAAGTCACTGTCTGTAACTTCCCGGAGGACGTGCTTCTCTGGAGCCCTCACCTTTTTGTCCTTGTATGCCTGCAGCGCCGGCTACTCCTGTTCcaagaaacaaaatataatacaGACATTAATGACTCTATAGGTTTGTGGGCCATTCGTTTATCAGCAGAAGGTCTATCCAGTGTTGCAAAGGCTAATAAGGATCTGTAAAGAGGATTGACTTTAACTAGTAGGAGTAGTTACCATGTGACTCCTAGGAAGCTATGGGCCAGTTCTCCAAATGTTCTCCTCGTGTTTTCTTTTAGATCCCTTATTTGGTTTTCTTGAAGCTACATCACATGCCAGAAACTGTTCTGCACGTAACTTAGTGGAAATGTGAAACTGTTATCCATACTGTAGCTATTGATATAATCTCAGACCTGGGGAAATGTTTTGCTGCAGGTGAAAGGGAGAGTAATAATGGTGTGGGGAGTACTTGATATAGAACATTATATCATGTGTTATTTAACATTGCCTATTccaggggtgctcagctccagtttTTCAGgtttcaggttttcaggatacccctgctttagcacaggtgggtcaatcaaaatgactgagcaactgattgggccacctgtgctgaaacataGGTATATGCTaagatgtgtgtatataaagatatatacacgtgtgtgtgtgtgagttggtggcctttgaggactggagttgagcacccctggcctaTTGCTTCATAGAACAACCCCCAGACCATAAAACCACACAAGATGGGCGATCTATCAAAGTTGGCTTGTACAGTATAGAGGCGAGGTCTGGTACGTAGTAATAACTAATGTACCAGATTAAATGAATATCCCAATCTTCCCCTGTGTTAATCTCCTGTATTTTCCTGTGTGCTTCTCATCGTGGGTAAGGGGGTTGTCTCTTTTGTTCTCTCCAGTGTATAAATCATATAGTATGGGCCACAACTGACCTTTTTCCCCTGCTGGTCCTGCCTTTCCAGGGTTTCCTGTAGATCCCTTTTGTCCTGAAAAATAATATAAACTGTCAGATTGTACATTTTGTATGTAAGTATCCATCACTTTCTTTATACAGCCTCTGTTACATCAGAAGGTCTGTGTATGACGTAGCTAATTCCTGAGCAGACACAGAATTTAGGGTAATtgttcgccgatcgatcacaggagaacggatcgatcggcaacttagctaattacttatcattgttttttttctcttgtatCCGCATTGATTCCGGAGATATGCAGATGTTGTAGCATGTGACATCCTTTAATATAAtagtgtgtacagagctttcaaaactaaAAGGTCTCTTCACACATATCAATGAAGGATTCTCTTCTAGGTCCATCGAAATCTATGATGATGCCACATGTCTTGTGTGGGAGACACACTCACCATTCTGTCCTGATGATCCAAGTTCTCCTTTTTGGCCAGGAGATCCTAGGATCCCGGGACACCCTCTGAGGATGGTCAACTTGTCCGAGTCTCCAACCCCCACAACTTTCACTTCTGTGGTCAGAGACAAGCAGTGAGTAAGGATCAGAGGGTTTGAATCGATCAGAAGAGaaaggaggtggtgggggggggggggagaggaagaagaaAGAAGTAAAAGTAAACACGTTGAACATGAATAGGAAAAATAGAGGAGGCCTGAGCCTGCAATCCCTCACAAAGGTTTCACTCGTCTCTAACAATTGCAGTCCCATTAATTATCTGAAGGCATTTCGTGTGGGGGAGCTTCCAGGGGACAGATTTGGATACCCACGGTCTACAGTAAACTACATTGTTTGCTTCAGAGAATGCAACCTGCAAAACCAAGACCCACAAGCCTTTTCCAGATAATCTTTAGTTAAATGGTCACTTTACCTGCCCACTATTGCAGCTGTGCTCAGAATCTACCATATGGCCTCTTGTAACCCTGAGAATTAGTTTAGAGCAGGtgtgcgcaatcttttccccctgcgccccactGCCGGCTGTCCCCCACTCCTCGCGCACTCCCTTCTTACCTTGCCTCCAGTGTtctgacatcacgttgccatggcaacgcgatgtcacgTGGCGTCATTTGCCGCCGTTGCCAGAAGCCTTCTGAGCCAAGTTAAGTGAAGTTAGAGGCCTTCCCTGCTTCCCCGGCATTTTGTTTAAATGCGTTCGGGAATagcgcggggcctttgtaaaCGCCACGACCCTCGCAGAGAAtctcgcgcccccagtttgcgtacccctggttTAGAGGATTGTGCAATGTTTAATGTGACTGACATTTTCTTAGGGTGTACAACTTAAATTTCAGTGTATCATTGCCAGACTTCTTCCTTGTAACCTCAGCAACTTACCTAATTACTTATAATTGTGcggattgtattgatacacacattaaagggaaaaatacaattaaaaataaaaagaactgACAGATTGCTTTAAATGGGGAAAATCAACCTGCTGAAGGGGGACGACTCAACCTAGTCTCCACATAGATAAATGGATGGGTATCTTCTTAAAGAAATGGTTAAAAAGAGAATCAATATCCATACTACACTTAAACCGAATTGGCTGGGCTAATATTTTTCTTAAGTCTAAAAATATATTGTGCTTTATCAATATtagtgtaggcggacgctcacagaggtatgcaagggagactgattatagtgaaattaaataagccttttattgcacctgtttccttaacatcaggaaaccatccaaacaaggggtaaacaaagcttctattcacttgggagtatttctagtaaaatactatgcagttcacaactcctttagataagcatgtctcccagccccaaacatatagcatgaaatgaacagatataaaaagtcttttaataaaagtcttatctgttccttgtggtttggagggaaaatcttctctgtccctggtagctaccttttcttcagggtttgtcagcattcaggtttagaagtttcccctgtgtcttgaaagcagctctgctgtttcttctggcagggctcaagacaagtgtctccaagttcagctcaggtgtaagctaaggagtctctcttcctgtctcaaaagataggcttttctaagccatctaatcaggcaggtggtgtttgttaattgactaccagcagttaaccaccacactgctggattagaggcacattacatGAATAGGGATAACTCAACCTGTTACAATTAGTAATTGTTATTAGCTGAGAAAATGGCAGAGTTTAAGACTACAGTTGAGCTTTTAAATCCCTCATTACTGCAGATGTCCTGTGGGGAGTGGGTTTTAGACTTCTACGGCTTTTAGGGAGGTTGTAAACTATTTATTATTCGGTGATCATCAAAGTCCAGTTTTCAATTTGTGGACACGGCACCAAGCCCAATGTTATTCCCAACACCCCTGAAACATCTGTATCCTGATGGAAGAGTACACACGAGCTCCAGGTTGTGTTTTGcttaattgttttttttcctttctgtCAAAAAGGAATATAACCTCCTGTGGAGCTGAGGCAAGGATAAGGATGGGATAGTAGACAGAGTTCTTCTCTTGATTGATTACctcaagaaaaaagacaaaacatgcagacaacactgcaatagtgcattacccatggacaacaagtattttttttttttttataacttgtattttattatacataaatgcatgatatacataaaaaaaaagacatcaggtgcatatttagcatatcatatacaataacaaaagcataataaactcacgtagtttttcgagccctacttaaccacgtgagtgggaatcgtcatgtgtaaggtactggggtaaataataatatataaacaaaaaaaaacaaaaaacaaaaaaaaaaccagggggtgggggggaggaggtaaaggagggggtgggggggaaggagagggggaaggtgtaTCCAAGGACAAGAATAAGAATACAtctggggaac from Ascaphus truei isolate aAscTru1 chromosome 21, aAscTru1.hap1, whole genome shotgun sequence includes the following:
- the LOC142472176 gene encoding ficolin-1-like, giving the protein MWTSAITVFLLVTTLCDAEDSCPEVKVVGVGDSDKLTILRGCPGILGSPGQKGELGSSGQNGQKGSTGNPGKAGPAGEKGVAGAAGIQGQKGDKGDPGTAENLYAARNCKELLNQGSFLSGWYTIYPDGKKPLTVLCDMDTDGGGWIVFQRRWDGSVDFFRDWNSYKRGFGSQLSEFWLGNDNIHSLTSSGTFQLRIDLTDFENKYSFAAYDAFGISGELENYKLILGNFTGGSAGDSLGYHNDRPFTTKDKDNDIYGTNCADEFKGAWWYGSCHNANLNGLYLRGPHSSYADGVNWGTGKGDKYSYKVTEMKFRPV